A genomic segment from Polyangium mundeleinium encodes:
- a CDS encoding SDR family NAD(P)-dependent oxidoreductase — MAGRIAGKVALVTGAGSGIGQATAELFAEEGARVVVTDIDVAAAEAAATRIATRGGQALALELDATDEADWESVTDRVLAGWGRIDILVNNAGVASSSTLAESTLADFRRVVSVNLDSVFLGTQRGIRVMRGGGGSIVNVASASGKKASAGAGAYCASKAAVVMLTKVAALEGAPHRIRVNAVLPAGVETPMWEKQPFFQALVKELGDVRDAYAALAKTSPFERFATAREVAAAILMCASDESSYVTGAEIVVDGGYTA, encoded by the coding sequence ATGGCAGGACGCATCGCAGGCAAGGTGGCGCTCGTGACGGGCGCGGGGTCGGGCATCGGGCAGGCGACGGCGGAGCTCTTCGCGGAGGAGGGCGCGCGGGTGGTCGTCACCGATATCGACGTCGCCGCGGCGGAGGCGGCGGCCACGCGCATCGCGACGCGCGGCGGCCAGGCGCTCGCGCTGGAGCTCGACGCGACAGACGAGGCGGATTGGGAGTCGGTCACGGACCGCGTGCTCGCGGGCTGGGGCAGGATCGATATCCTGGTGAACAACGCGGGCGTCGCGTCGAGCAGCACGCTCGCCGAGAGCACGCTCGCCGATTTCCGGCGCGTCGTCTCGGTGAACCTCGACAGCGTTTTCCTTGGCACGCAGCGGGGGATCCGCGTGATGCGCGGCGGCGGCGGCAGCATCGTCAATGTGGCGAGCGCCTCCGGCAAGAAGGCGAGCGCGGGCGCGGGCGCGTATTGCGCGAGCAAGGCCGCCGTGGTGATGCTGACGAAGGTGGCGGCGCTCGAAGGCGCGCCGCACCGGATCCGGGTGAACGCCGTGCTGCCCGCGGGCGTGGAGACGCCGATGTGGGAGAAGCAGCCGTTTTTCCAGGCGCTCGTGAAGGAGCTCGGCGACGTGCGGGACGCCTACGCGGCGCTCGCGAAGACCTCGCCGTTCGAGCGCTTCGCCACGGCGCGGGAGGTCGCGGCGGCCATTTTGATGTGCGCTTCGGACGAGAGCTCGTATGTGACGGGCGCCGAGATCGTGGTCGACGGCGGGTATACGGCCTGA